One segment of Tamlana crocina DNA contains the following:
- a CDS encoding NUDIX domain-containing protein, producing the protein MYKVFVGDKPIVLTTVVEKETYFKNYLLKTVNLKKVIRQLNKGQLEEARLIHKNEDKLLKKFLKKLPNVVAGGGKVYNDKGEVLFIYRNDKWDLPKGKAEKKETIEETAIREVAEETGVNGLQITKPLETTYHIFKRNGRYKIKVTYWFEMKTNFSGKLNGQEDEGITKVEWLSNSQIEAALENSYANIKILV; encoded by the coding sequence ATGTACAAAGTTTTTGTTGGTGATAAGCCCATCGTTTTAACCACTGTAGTTGAAAAAGAAACATACTTTAAAAACTATTTGCTTAAAACGGTAAACCTAAAAAAGGTAATTAGGCAGCTCAATAAAGGGCAACTAGAAGAAGCGCGACTGATACATAAAAACGAAGATAAATTATTAAAAAAGTTTTTAAAGAAACTGCCCAACGTAGTGGCCGGCGGTGGAAAAGTATATAACGATAAAGGGGAAGTGTTATTCATTTACCGAAATGATAAATGGGATTTGCCCAAAGGAAAAGCAGAAAAAAAAGAAACCATTGAAGAAACAGCCATACGCGAAGTGGCTGAAGAAACTGGGGTTAACGGACTGCAAATAACCAAGCCATTGGAGACCACTTACCATATTTTTAAGCGCAATGGGCGTTATAAAATAAAGGTAACTTACTGGTTTGAAATGAAAACAAATTTTAGTGGCAAGCTGAACGGGCAAGAGGACGAAGGCATCACTAAGGTAGAATGGCTCAGTAATTCCCAAATTGAGGCCGCTCTAGAAAATTCATACGCCAACATAAAAATTTTGGTGTAA
- the pyrE gene encoding orotate phosphoribosyltransferase, with protein sequence MIFNKDTAKKTAEVLLQVNAIKLSPKTPFTWASGWKSPIYCDNRIVLSFPPIRNYIRETMGKHIERQYGKPDVIAGVATGAIGIGMLVAEYLGLPFIYVRPEAKGHGRKNQIEGFVESGQNVVVVEDLISTGKSSLNAVKALKEAGVNVKGMVAIFTYGFDVAKENFEKEHLMLHTLSNYESLLEQALETNYISQKEIKTLSEWNANPSEWNAD encoded by the coding sequence ATGATTTTCAACAAAGATACCGCCAAAAAAACAGCCGAAGTTTTACTGCAGGTTAATGCGATAAAACTCAGCCCCAAAACACCGTTTACTTGGGCATCAGGCTGGAAATCCCCTATTTATTGCGACAACCGAATTGTGTTGTCTTTTCCACCCATTCGCAATTACATTCGCGAAACCATGGGCAAACATATTGAGCGCCAATACGGCAAGCCCGATGTTATTGCCGGTGTGGCCACAGGTGCCATTGGCATAGGCATGTTGGTGGCCGAATATTTGGGGCTACCCTTCATTTATGTGCGTCCGGAAGCCAAAGGTCACGGTCGAAAAAACCAAATTGAAGGTTTTGTTGAAAGTGGACAAAACGTTGTGGTGGTCGAGGATTTAATCAGCACCGGAAAAAGCAGCCTAAATGCCGTAAAAGCCTTAAAGGAAGCCGGTGTTAACGTTAAAGGTATGGTAGCCATTTTTACCTATGGTTTTGATGTCGCCAAGGAAAATTTCGAAAAAGAACACTTGATGTTGCACACGCTGAGCAACTACGAAAGTTTATTGGAACAAGCCTTGGAAACCAACTATATTTCACAAAAGGAAATCAAAACATTATCGGAATGGAATGCCAACCCCAGCGAATGGAACGCCGATTGA
- a CDS encoding SRPBCC family protein, which yields MNLESPKVSVGKSPEDIFIFLEDVKNFESLMPENISKFEVLSDDTFIFALSGMPEITLKKKEVVPPNKIVFGAAGGKIDFSLIGHINPKNENSSEVKLEFLGDFNPMMAMMIKKPISKFIETLATSIPKAV from the coding sequence ATGAATTTAGAATCACCTAAAGTTAGCGTTGGTAAATCTCCCGAAGATATTTTCATTTTTTTGGAAGACGTTAAAAATTTTGAATCCTTAATGCCCGAAAATATTAGCAAATTTGAAGTGTTGAGCGACGACACTTTTATTTTTGCTCTGTCTGGCATGCCAGAAATCACCTTAAAAAAGAAAGAAGTAGTGCCTCCAAACAAAATCGTATTTGGTGCCGCCGGCGGAAAAATAGACTTTTCACTAATTGGGCATATCAACCCAAAAAATGAAAATTCAAGTGAAGTAAAACTAGAGTTTTTGGGCGATTTCAACCCGATGATGGCCATGATGATAAAAAAGCCTATCAGCAAATTTATTGAAACTTTGGCCACCAGTATCCCGAAAGCGGTTTAA
- a CDS encoding biotin--[acetyl-CoA-carboxylase] ligase yields the protein MRIIKLDATDSTNSYLRHLNSVETVEDYTAVIAKNQTQGKGQRGAVWLSESSKNLTFSVIKDVSAIDLKEPFYISMAAALAVVKALNGLSLPRLTIKWPNDILSENKKICGILIENVIKQNRINASIIGIGLNVNQTEFEILPQASSLKNITGKDFNTDELALGILQQLKYYFSLLEAGRHSEVKTEYENQLFRKNKPSTFKDAEGLMFSGFIKGVAPSGCLQVLLEDDILKEFDLKEISLLY from the coding sequence ATGCGTATAATCAAACTTGATGCCACCGATTCCACAAACAGCTATTTGCGCCATTTGAACAGCGTTGAAACGGTTGAGGATTACACTGCGGTGATAGCCAAAAATCAAACCCAGGGTAAAGGGCAGAGGGGAGCGGTTTGGTTGAGTGAATCGTCTAAAAACCTAACGTTTAGCGTGATTAAGGATGTTTCGGCTATCGATTTAAAAGAACCATTTTACATAAGTATGGCTGCCGCGTTGGCTGTGGTGAAGGCTTTAAATGGATTGTCGTTACCACGATTGACTATAAAGTGGCCGAACGACATTTTGTCAGAAAACAAGAAAATTTGCGGCATTTTAATCGAAAATGTCATAAAACAAAACCGCATCAATGCTTCCATAATTGGCATCGGACTTAATGTAAACCAAACCGAGTTTGAAATTTTGCCACAGGCCTCGTCGTTAAAAAATATTACTGGAAAAGATTTTAATACCGATGAATTGGCTTTGGGCATTTTGCAGCAGTTGAAGTACTACTTTTCGCTTTTAGAAGCAGGCAGGCATAGCGAGGTTAAGACTGAATATGAAAACCAACTGTTTAGAAAAAATAAACCTTCAACATTTAAGGATGCTGAAGGTTTGATGTTTTCTGGTTTTATTAAAGGCGTGGCCCCATCGGGGTGCTTACAAGTATTGCTGGAAGATGATATCCTAAAGGAATTCGACCTCAAGGAAATCTCCCTTTTGTATTAA
- the rsfS gene encoding ribosome silencing factor, translated as MAKEKTSADQLISVILSGIEDVKGKEISILDLREIENTVCDYFIICEGTSNTQVNAIVNSVQRKVSKELKDNPWHTEGADNAEWVLIDYVNVVVHVFQKHIREYYDIESLWGDAKTTIIETSY; from the coding sequence ATGGCGAAAGAAAAAACAAGCGCAGACCAACTCATATCGGTAATTTTAAGTGGTATTGAGGATGTTAAAGGAAAAGAAATTAGCATTTTAGATTTAAGGGAAATTGAAAACACGGTTTGCGATTACTTTATTATATGCGAGGGTACTTCAAACACACAAGTAAACGCCATTGTTAACTCCGTTCAAAGAAAAGTAAGTAAAGAATTAAAAGACAACCCTTGGCATACCGAAGGGGCCGATAATGCCGAATGGGTACTGATCGACTACGTAAATGTTGTTGTGCACGTGTTCCAAAAACACATTAGGGAATATTACGACATTGAAAGCCTTTGGGGCGATGCAAAAACAACAATTATAGAAACTAGTTACTAA
- the ftsH gene encoding ATP-dependent zinc metalloprotease FtsH: MAKDKKNKKDNKPKFSPYWIYGILIAIFLGYSLLNSGIEENSSSITTAQFFDYLEDGDIAKVDIIKNTGVAKVYLTPEAEAKETHRKSKPQTFIPTSAPLPNYKLKYGTLENFENDINEAIKDLNNKPVVKFDIENNEWGNLLMGILPFILLIAVWIFIMRRMSGAAGGGAGGQIFNIGKSKAKLFDQNTEVKTSFKDVAGLEGAKEEVQEIVDFLKFPEKYTTLGGKIPKGALLVGPPGTGKTLLAKAVAGEAKVPFFSLSGSDFVEMFVGVGASRVRDLFKQAKEKSPSIIFIDEIDAIGRARGKNAMSGSNDERENTLNQLLTEMDGFGSNTNVIVMAATNRADILDKALMRAGRFDRQIFVDLPDVRERKEIFEVHLRPLKKAKDLDLDFLSKQTPGFSGADIANVCNEAALIAARNGKKAVDKQDFLDAVDRIIGGLEKKNKIITPSEKKAVAYHEAGHATVSWMLEHAAPLVKVTIVPRGRSLGAAWYLPEERLIVRPEQMLDEMCAALGGRAAEKVIFNKISTGALSDLEKVTKQARAMVTVYGLSDKIGNLTYYDSSGQSEYGFTKPYSEETAELIDKEISRIIEEQYERAVKLLEEHKDKLTELAEVLLEKEVIFKDNLEKIFGKRAFEKEEPILAKTEVTEEKIAKDEEE, encoded by the coding sequence ATGGCAAAAGATAAAAAAAACAAGAAAGACAATAAACCAAAATTCAGTCCATACTGGATTTACGGTATACTTATAGCTATATTTTTAGGATATTCATTGCTAAACAGCGGCATTGAAGAAAATAGTAGCTCTATAACCACTGCCCAATTTTTCGACTATTTGGAAGATGGCGATATTGCCAAAGTAGATATTATAAAAAACACAGGGGTAGCCAAAGTATATTTAACCCCAGAAGCTGAAGCCAAAGAAACGCACAGGAAATCAAAACCACAAACGTTTATTCCCACTTCGGCTCCTCTACCAAATTATAAACTTAAGTATGGTACCTTAGAAAATTTCGAGAACGATATTAACGAGGCCATCAAAGACCTAAACAATAAACCCGTTGTAAAATTTGATATTGAAAACAACGAATGGGGCAATTTACTTATGGGCATCCTGCCTTTTATTTTGCTTATTGCCGTTTGGATTTTTATTATGCGCCGTATGTCGGGCGCTGCTGGCGGTGGTGCTGGCGGACAAATTTTCAACATCGGAAAATCGAAAGCCAAATTGTTCGACCAAAACACCGAAGTTAAAACCAGTTTTAAAGATGTTGCCGGGCTTGAAGGTGCAAAAGAAGAAGTTCAGGAAATTGTAGATTTCTTAAAATTCCCTGAAAAATACACCACCCTTGGTGGAAAAATACCAAAAGGGGCTTTGCTTGTAGGCCCTCCGGGAACCGGTAAAACCCTTTTGGCGAAAGCCGTTGCAGGCGAAGCCAAAGTACCATTCTTTTCACTCTCGGGATCCGATTTTGTGGAAATGTTCGTTGGGGTTGGTGCCTCTCGTGTGCGCGACTTGTTCAAACAAGCTAAGGAAAAATCGCCTTCCATCATTTTTATTGATGAAATTGATGCGATTGGCCGTGCCCGTGGTAAAAACGCGATGTCTGGAAGTAACGACGAACGCGAAAACACGCTAAACCAGTTACTGACTGAAATGGACGGTTTTGGCAGCAATACCAACGTTATTGTGATGGCCGCTACCAACCGTGCCGATATTTTAGATAAAGCCTTGATGCGTGCGGGGCGTTTCGACCGACAAATTTTTGTCGATCTTCCCGATGTTCGTGAGCGTAAGGAGATTTTCGAAGTGCATTTAAGACCTTTAAAAAAGGCTAAGGATTTAGATTTGGATTTCCTTTCCAAACAAACCCCAGGCTTTTCGGGTGCCGATATTGCCAACGTATGTAACGAAGCCGCTTTAATCGCTGCCAGAAATGGCAAAAAAGCGGTAGACAAACAGGACTTCCTTGATGCGGTAGACCGAATTATTGGCGGATTGGAAAAGAAAAATAAAATCATCACGCCTAGTGAGAAAAAAGCAGTGGCTTACCACGAAGCGGGCCACGCCACCGTAAGTTGGATGTTAGAGCATGCCGCTCCGCTGGTAAAGGTAACAATCGTACCTCGTGGGCGCTCGTTGGGTGCTGCTTGGTATTTACCCGAAGAACGCTTGATTGTTCGTCCGGAGCAAATGCTTGACGAAATGTGTGCTGCCCTTGGTGGTCGTGCTGCCGAAAAAGTCATTTTCAATAAGATTTCAACCGGTGCTTTGAGCGACCTCGAAAAAGTAACCAAACAGGCCCGTGCCATGGTTACCGTTTACGGATTAAGCGACAAAATTGGAAACTTAACCTATTACGATTCCAGCGGACAAAGCGAATACGGTTTCACAAAACCTTACAGTGAAGAAACCGCCGAACTTATCGATAAGGAAATTTCCAGAATTATTGAAGAACAATACGAACGTGCCGTTAAATTGTTGGAGGAACACAAAGATAAATTAACCGAATTGGCAGAAGTGTTACTCGAAAAAGAAGTGATTTTTAAAGACAATTTGGAAAAAATATTTGGCAAACGTGCCTTTGAAAAAGAAGAACCTATTTTAGCCAAAACAGAAGTAACGGAAGAAAAGATAGCAAAGGACGAAGAAGAATAG
- a CDS encoding LUD domain-containing protein → MSLFRKLFGSKSERSEDEIKSEERGKYMPEIKLPIDERFTINFKANGGKFLYCEDLNEVYANFENIIAENKWEAQKALLVDKNLQDKFKNTSAIPSKSAGESAYFLTTCENLIANDGSLLISSQQIFEKKLIELPENFVVFATTSQIVENISEGLRGIKLKNKQKIPTNITTIKHFKSSDEKDFLSYGSSAKNLYLLLLEDL, encoded by the coding sequence ATGAGTCTTTTTAGAAAACTTTTTGGTTCTAAATCAGAACGGTCTGAGGATGAAATAAAATCTGAAGAGCGTGGGAAATACATGCCCGAAATAAAGCTTCCAATAGACGAAAGGTTCACTATAAATTTTAAAGCAAACGGCGGTAAGTTCTTGTACTGCGAAGACTTAAACGAAGTTTACGCCAATTTTGAAAACATTATTGCCGAAAACAAATGGGAAGCCCAAAAAGCCTTGTTGGTCGATAAAAACTTGCAAGACAAGTTTAAAAACACCTCAGCAATCCCTTCAAAATCAGCGGGCGAATCGGCCTATTTTTTAACCACTTGCGAAAACCTTATAGCCAACGATGGTTCGCTTTTGATTTCATCGCAACAAATTTTCGAAAAAAAACTTATCGAACTCCCTGAAAACTTTGTGGTTTTTGCTACCACCAGCCAAATTGTTGAAAATATAAGTGAAGGGCTTCGCGGTATAAAATTGAAAAACAAACAAAAAATACCCACCAACATTACCACGATAAAGCATTTTAAATCGAGCGACGAAAAAGATTTTTTAAGCTATGGCAGTAGCGCCAAAAATCTATACCTCCTCCTTTTAGAAGATCTGTAA
- a CDS encoding phosphatidate cytidylyltransferase yields MKEILVRSLSGILYVLLLIISLFFENALIALFFVFGLICLSEFKKLIQLKSYIAYIIFIALYGIFGFWQVVWNSELGLNEATQILMVLSIFVELFLIKDLFSEKTIPLFSSKRYLLTTFYLSSAFVFLVLIANFYETYNPNILLGCFILVWVNDSFAFLVGKNFGKQKLFEKISPKKTVEGFLGGLFFACVASYFIATFTDTLSFTSWLGLSIIVSVFGTLGDLIESKFKRQAKVKDSGIIMPGHGGLLDRLDSIIFAAPFIYLFLRIIHYVS; encoded by the coding sequence ATGAAAGAAATTCTGGTAAGATCACTTTCAGGCATTCTATATGTTTTACTCTTAATAATAAGTTTGTTTTTTGAAAATGCCCTTATTGCCCTCTTTTTTGTTTTTGGTTTAATCTGCCTCAGTGAGTTTAAAAAACTCATTCAGCTAAAAAGCTATATCGCCTATATTATTTTTATTGCGCTTTACGGCATTTTTGGCTTTTGGCAAGTGGTGTGGAACTCAGAATTGGGACTCAACGAAGCCACCCAAATTCTAATGGTACTTTCCATATTTGTAGAGTTGTTCCTAATCAAGGATTTGTTTTCAGAAAAAACCATTCCGCTATTCAGTTCAAAACGCTATTTACTCACTACTTTTTATCTGTCTAGCGCCTTTGTTTTCTTGGTTTTAATCGCTAACTTTTATGAAACTTATAACCCAAACATTTTACTGGGTTGTTTTATTTTGGTTTGGGTAAACGATTCGTTCGCTTTTTTAGTGGGAAAAAACTTTGGTAAGCAAAAGCTTTTCGAAAAAATTTCACCAAAAAAAACGGTCGAAGGCTTTTTGGGCGGTTTATTTTTCGCTTGTGTGGCAAGCTATTTTATTGCTACCTTTACAGACACCTTGAGCTTTACCAGTTGGCTTGGTTTAAGTATTATTGTTAGTGTTTTTGGCACTTTGGGCGATTTAATAGAATCGAAGTTTAAGCGACAAGCCAAAGTAAAAGACAGTGGCATTATTATGCCGGGCCACGGCGGATTGCTCGATAGGCTGGACAGTATCATTTTTGCTGCCCCTTTTATTTATTTATTTTTAAGAATTATACACTATGTTTCATAA
- a CDS encoding phosphatidylserine decarboxylase family protein has protein sequence MFHKEGHKIIFVTLVIVVAGVLLADSYISIGWLRTVVMVVLIGFLIAILQFFRNPKRNTVPNDKQVVSPVDGKVVVIEEVFEKEYFKEKRLQVSIFMSPVNVHVTRYPVGGNVIFSKYHPGKYLVAWHPKASEENERTTVVVENQTFGKVLHRQIAGALAKRIVNYANFNDKVAQGSESGFIKFGSRVDVFLPLNTKVNVSLNQKVRGGETIIATK, from the coding sequence ATGTTTCATAAAGAAGGCCATAAAATTATATTTGTAACGCTTGTTATTGTTGTTGCCGGAGTGTTGTTGGCCGATAGTTACATAAGCATCGGTTGGCTGCGTACCGTTGTTATGGTCGTTTTAATTGGCTTTTTAATTGCCATTCTTCAGTTTTTTAGAAACCCCAAGCGAAACACAGTTCCGAACGATAAACAAGTGGTATCGCCCGTTGATGGTAAAGTAGTAGTGATTGAAGAAGTTTTTGAAAAAGAATACTTCAAGGAAAAACGCTTGCAGGTAAGCATATTTATGTCGCCCGTAAACGTACACGTAACCCGCTATCCTGTTGGCGGCAACGTTATTTTCAGCAAATACCACCCCGGAAAATACTTAGTGGCTTGGCACCCAAAAGCCAGCGAAGAAAACGAACGTACAACCGTTGTGGTTGAAAACCAAACTTTTGGAAAAGTGTTGCACCGCCAAATTGCGGGCGCCTTGGCCAAGCGCATTGTAAACTATGCTAACTTTAACGATAAAGTGGCTCAGGGCAGTGAATCCGGATTTATAAAATTTGGATCACGTGTAGATGTTTTTTTACCCTTAAATACCAAAGTTAACGTAAGCCTAAACCAAAAAGTTCGAGGAGGAGAAACCATTATCGCCACAAAATAA
- a CDS encoding acyl-CoA-binding protein has translation MGKSKLDIAFQEAVDQVNAHKEPFPADTLLKLYAYYKKATNDYGRPRSKKPIINAFKTNALFQARDLTEKDAKKKYIELVNDYFLYRK, from the coding sequence ATGGGCAAAAGCAAGCTAGATATCGCCTTTCAGGAAGCCGTAGACCAGGTGAACGCCCACAAGGAGCCCTTTCCTGCCGACACCCTTTTAAAGCTCTACGCCTACTACAAAAAAGCTACCAATGATTATGGGCGCCCACGAAGCAAAAAGCCCATAATTAATGCCTTTAAAACCAACGCCCTCTTCCAAGCCCGCGACCTTACCGAAAAAGATGCCAAAAAAAAATACATCGAATTGGTTAACGATTACTTTTTGTATAGGAAGTAA
- a CDS encoding class I SAM-dependent methyltransferase, with protein sequence MKGKLKANTVDKYLRSIRLQIVELVEPNTTLVELGCGNGDLLFKLCHKLKLGIGYDISEQLIGYALERANEEQINNLEFRIVDLLREPYSEPKVDYSVASLLLHILPWNKAIELIEKLIAASNTTIICGFSEPENVKHKTLLWLDQRFTSHYSNFRKFKKYGFTDGLLKSIENIKYERIDTFDPVIKIYKITKHNKTYKAYPTGYAS encoded by the coding sequence ATGAAAGGGAAGCTTAAAGCAAATACGGTCGACAAATATTTACGCTCAATTCGTTTGCAAATAGTAGAACTTGTTGAACCTAATACCACATTAGTAGAATTAGGTTGTGGAAATGGAGATTTGCTCTTTAAACTTTGTCATAAGTTAAAATTGGGGATTGGCTACGATATATCAGAACAACTAATTGGTTATGCATTAGAACGAGCTAATGAAGAACAAATTAATAATCTTGAATTTAGAATAGTGGATTTACTAAGAGAGCCGTATTCAGAGCCTAAGGTCGATTACTCCGTTGCAAGTCTTCTACTGCACATATTACCTTGGAACAAAGCAATAGAATTAATTGAAAAGCTAATCGCTGCTTCAAACACCACAATTATTTGTGGATTCAGTGAGCCAGAAAATGTAAAACATAAAACACTCTTGTGGTTAGACCAGAGATTTACAAGCCACTATTCGAACTTCAGAAAATTCAAAAAGTATGGATTTACTGATGGGTTATTGAAATCAATCGAAAACATAAAATATGAGAGAATTGACACGTTTGACCCAGTAATTAAGATTTATAAAATAACTAAACACAACAAAACCTATAAAGCATACCCTACGGGATACGCTTCGTAG
- a CDS encoding valine--tRNA ligase, translating into MQIPSKYDAGQVENKWYNYWMSHNYFHSEPDEREPYTIVIPPPNVTGVLHMGHMLNNTIQDVLVRRARLLGKNACWVPGTDHASIATEAKVVAKLKEQGIDKNDLTREEFLKHAWEWTHEYGGVILEQLKKLGCSCDWDRTKFTMDDAMSESVIKVFVDLFNKGLIYRGYRMVNWDPEAKTTLSDEEVIYEEKQGNLYYLKYKIEGSEDTLTIATTRPETIFGDTAICINPNDERFTHLKGKKAIVPICGRVIPIIEDDYVDVEFGTGCLKVTPAHDENDKVLGDRHQLEVVDIFNDDASLNSYGLHYQGKDRFVVRKEIVAELEANGQLVKTETHVNKVGTSERTKAVIEPRLSDQWFLKMEELVKPAIDAVLKTEDIKLFPKKFENTYKHWMENIRDWNISRQLMWGQQIPAYYYGDGKEDFVVAENMQLALDLARQKTKNAALTEKDLRQDPDALDTWFSSWLWPMSVFDGINNPENDDIKYYYPTNDLVTGPDILFFWVARMIIAGYEYKGEKPFTNVYLTGLVRDKQRRKMSKSLGNSPDALKLIEEYGADGVRVGLLLSSAAGNDLLFDEALCQQGKGFANKIWNAFRLIQGWEVDENIPQPATAKVGLEWYEAKFQKALTEIEDHFSKYRLSDALMTTYKLIMDDFSSWLLEIIKPAYQKPIDARTYKAVIEAFENNLKILHPFMPFLTEEIWQYIAERTPEEALIVAQWPESKTINQTLIAEFDFASEVISGIRNIRKQKNIAFKEAIGFSVINNENTNKTFDGVIAKLGNLEAVEYVTEAIEGALTFRVKSNEYFIPMAGAIDVEAEIKKLTEELNYTEGFLKSVQKKLSNERFVAGAPEQVVNAEKKKEADALAKIETLKASLASLG; encoded by the coding sequence ATGCAAATTCCTTCAAAATATGATGCCGGTCAGGTAGAAAACAAGTGGTATAACTATTGGATGAGCCATAATTATTTCCACTCTGAACCCGATGAAAGAGAGCCTTACACCATTGTAATTCCGCCGCCAAACGTAACGGGAGTTTTGCACATGGGGCACATGCTAAACAATACCATTCAGGACGTGTTGGTACGTCGCGCCCGATTATTGGGTAAAAATGCATGCTGGGTACCGGGTACCGATCATGCTTCGATTGCCACCGAGGCTAAAGTAGTGGCCAAATTGAAGGAGCAGGGTATTGATAAAAACGATTTAACCCGCGAGGAATTTTTAAAACATGCTTGGGAGTGGACGCACGAATACGGCGGCGTTATTTTAGAACAGCTAAAAAAATTGGGTTGCTCGTGCGATTGGGATCGAACCAAATTTACCATGGACGATGCCATGAGCGAATCGGTAATAAAAGTGTTTGTCGATTTATTCAACAAAGGATTGATTTATCGTGGTTACCGAATGGTAAATTGGGATCCTGAGGCTAAAACCACCCTTTCGGACGAAGAGGTGATTTATGAAGAAAAGCAAGGTAATCTTTACTATCTAAAGTATAAAATTGAAGGCAGTGAGGATACCCTAACTATTGCCACTACGCGTCCGGAAACCATTTTTGGCGATACTGCCATTTGTATCAACCCTAACGATGAACGTTTTACGCATTTAAAAGGAAAAAAAGCCATTGTGCCCATTTGCGGAAGGGTGATACCAATTATTGAAGACGATTATGTTGATGTGGAGTTCGGTACGGGATGCTTAAAAGTAACCCCAGCACACGACGAAAACGACAAGGTGTTGGGCGATAGGCACCAATTGGAAGTGGTTGATATTTTTAATGATGATGCTTCGTTGAACAGTTACGGACTGCATTACCAAGGTAAAGATCGCTTTGTGGTACGAAAGGAAATCGTTGCCGAGTTGGAAGCCAACGGTCAGTTGGTGAAAACCGAAACGCATGTTAATAAAGTCGGTACTTCCGAAAGAACCAAAGCTGTAATCGAACCACGATTAAGCGACCAATGGTTTCTTAAAATGGAAGAGTTGGTAAAACCAGCTATTGATGCGGTTTTAAAGACCGAAGACATTAAGTTGTTCCCTAAAAAGTTTGAGAATACTTATAAACACTGGATGGAAAACATCCGCGATTGGAATATTTCCCGTCAGTTGATGTGGGGGCAGCAAATACCAGCCTATTATTACGGTGACGGAAAAGAGGATTTTGTAGTGGCCGAAAACATGCAACTGGCACTCGATTTGGCTAGACAGAAAACTAAAAATGCTGCACTTACCGAAAAGGATTTACGCCAAGACCCCGATGCACTTGATACGTGGTTTTCTTCGTGGTTGTGGCCTATGAGTGTTTTTGATGGCATCAACAATCCTGAAAACGACGATATAAAATACTATTACCCCACCAACGATCTGGTTACCGGTCCGGATATTTTATTCTTTTGGGTAGCCCGAATGATTATTGCTGGGTACGAATATAAAGGCGAAAAGCCGTTTACCAATGTGTATTTAACAGGTTTGGTACGCGATAAGCAACGCCGAAAAATGAGTAAATCGTTAGGCAATTCACCAGACGCTTTGAAACTCATTGAAGAATACGGTGCCGACGGCGTGCGCGTGGGCTTATTGTTGAGTAGTGCCGCAGGCAACGATTTATTGTTCGATGAGGCCCTGTGCCAACAAGGAAAAGGTTTTGCGAATAAAATTTGGAACGCTTTTAGGCTGATTCAAGGTTGGGAAGTTGACGAAAACATTCCGCAACCCGCAACTGCAAAAGTAGGCTTGGAGTGGTACGAAGCCAAGTTCCAAAAGGCTTTAACCGAAATTGAAGACCACTTTAGTAAATACCGTTTAAGCGATGCCTTGATGACCACTTACAAATTGATTATGGACGATTTTTCGTCGTGGTTGTTAGAAATCATTAAACCGGCTTACCAAAAGCCCATCGATGCCCGAACCTATAAAGCGGTTATCGAAGCTTTTGAAAACAACTTAAAAATATTGCACCCGTTTATGCCGTTCCTTACCGAAGAAATATGGCAGTATATTGCAGAAAGAACACCAGAGGAAGCCTTGATTGTTGCCCAGTGGCCAGAAAGTAAAACCATCAACCAAACCTTGATTGCGGAGTTCGATTTTGCTTCGGAAGTGATTTCAGGAATTAGAAACATCAGAAAACAAAAGAATATCGCCTTTAAGGAAGCGATTGGCTTTTCGGTAATCAATAACGAAAACACCAACAAAACTTTTGATGGGGTGATTGCCAAATTGGGTAATTTGGAAGCGGTTGAATATGTGACGGAAGCTATTGAAGGCGCCTTGACCTTTAGGGTGAAATCCAACGAATATTTTATCCCGATGGCTGGAGCTATTGACGTGGAAGCTGAAATTAAAAAGCTTACCGAAGAACTCAATTACACCGAAGGCTTTTTAAAATCTGTGCAAAAGAAACTCTCTAACGAGCGTTTTGTTGCCGGAGCACCCGAGCAAGTGGTAAACGCCGAAAAGAAAAAAGAAGCCGATGCCTTGGCTAAAATTGAAACGCTAAAGGCTAGTTTGGCTAGTTTGGGGTAA